One genomic region from Gossypium hirsutum isolate 1008001.06 chromosome D13, Gossypium_hirsutum_v2.1, whole genome shotgun sequence encodes:
- the LOC107935490 gene encoding WAT1-related protein At5g07050, with protein sequence MEKLRCCGNLLESSKPYFAMISLQFGYAGMNIITKVSLNKGMSHYVLVVYRHAFATAVIAPFALIFERRGQPKITFSVFMQIFILALLGPVIDQNFYYAGLKYTSPTFSCALSNVLPAMTFIMAVIFRMEKIDVKKVRCQAKILGTMVTVAGAMLMTLYKGPIVDLFWSKKYIHTNQSYSPHTTETTDKDWFKGSILLLIATFAWASLFVLQAKALKTYKDHQLSLTSLVCFVGTLQAIAVTFVMEHKASVWQIGWDMNLLAAAYAGIVTSSISYYVQGLVIKKRGPVFATAFSPLMMIIVAIMGSFILAEKIFLGGVIGAILIVIGLYSVLWGKHKENKEAEEEIPEPVKSIQPNGSTILVIGDIEANQDAKEKLSIVAITMPKQMPESPIQK encoded by the exons ATGGAGAAGCTGAGATGTTGTGGCAACTTGCTTGAGAGCTCCAAGCCTTATTTTGCAATGATTTCATTGCAATTTGGTTATGCAGGCATGAACATCATCACCAAGGTTTCACTTAACAAAGGCATGAGCCACTATGTCTTGGTTGTTTACCGTCATGCTTTTGCAACTGCTGTCATAGCTCCCTTTGCTTTGATTTTCGAAAG GAGAGGGCAACCAAAGATAACATTCTCAGTGTTTATGCAAATATTTATCTTGGCTCTTTTGGG GCCTGTGATTGACCAGAATTTCTACTATGCTGGGCTGAAATATACATCTCCAACTTTCTCTTGTGCTTTGAGCAATGTGCTTCCTGCAATGACGTTTATCATGGCTGTCATCTTCCG GATGGAGAAGATAGATGTAAAGAAAGTGAGATGCCAAGCAAAGATATTAGGGACGATGGTGACAGTAGCTGGGGCAATGCTTATGACATTGTACAAAGGACCCATTGTTGATCTGTTTTGGAGTAAGAAATATATCCACACTAACCAATCTTATTCTCCTCATACTACTGAAACTACTGACAAAGATTGGTTCAAAGGCTCCATTCTCCTTCTCATTGCCACCTTTGCTTGGGCTTCCCTCTTTGTTTTGCAG GCCAAAGCATTGAAGACATACAAGGATCATCAACTTTCATTAACATCACTAGTGTGCTTTGTGGGCACTCTACAAGCAATTGCAGTGACATTTGTGATGGAACATAAAGCCTCAGTTTGGCAAATTGGTTGGGACATGAACCTCCTTGCTGCTGCCTATGCT GGGATTGTGACATCAAGCATATCATACTATGTTCAAGGACTGGTGATAAAGAAAAGGGGCCCAGTATTCGCCACTGCTTTCAGCCCTTTGATGATGATCATAGTTGCAATCATGGGGTCTTTCATCCTGGCTGAGAAGATTTTTCTTGGAGG GGTGATAGGTGCCATATTGATAGTAATAGGACTTTATTCAGTCCTATGGGGAAAGCACAAAGAAAACAAGGAGGCAGAAGAGGAGATTCCAGAGCCAGTTAAAAGTATCCAACCAAATGGCAGCACCATCTTAGTAATCGGAGATATTGAAGCCAATCAAGATGCAAAAGAAAAGCTCTCAATAGTGGCCATCACTATGCCAAAGCAAATGCCAGAATCCCCCATCCAAaaataa